AAATGGGGTCTGGCAGGTGCCAGCGGTACATGGTCACAAAGCCATTTTGATTCAGGCTGCAACCGTTGTAGAGGTAGGCGACTTGTTGAATACCCCAGGACAACCCCACGTAATCCTCGCTGCCGGTGCCGCAGATGGTGGGCCATTCGCGGTCGCCGTCCAGATAAACCTTCACTTCCCCCTCGCCCCACCAGTGCTCGCCGAGGGCGCGGATGCCAATCACCGAGCCAATGAAACGGCCTTTGCCGGCGCGGCGGGGGAGCAGCTCGAAGTCCTGTTTAAGGGTGGTGGGATTTTCCCGGCGGAAAAGCACATGCAGCCGGCCCACATCCTTGGGGTGCCGGTCCTTGAGGGTGTAGTCAATTTGATAGAAAAGCGGCAATTTTTTGCCGGATTCGTTGGCGAGGGTGAAGCGGGCCCGCCGGGTGAAGGGCATGGGGAGCCAGATGTTCATGCCCGCGCTCGGCCCCAGGGAATGCACGGCGGACTGGTGGGCCGCCACTTTGCCGTGGGCCAGCCCCATGAAGTCGCCCAAGGGACATTCGATGCTGGGATGGGCTTGGTTATCCCACCAGGCGCGCAGTACCAGCCCGCGCAGAATCACGGGGTCTGCGGAGGTGGTTACCCAGATGTGGCGGATGGTGCCGGGGCCTTGAATGTCGGCCAGTTGCACGGTTTCGCCGGGGGCCAGCTCTTTGGCGGGCGCGCCTTTGCGGCCGGGGCCCAGGTTGCTGGCCGCTTGGCCGCCCTGACCGGGCGCGCCGGTGGGGTTTTCAAACGAGATGGACCGGCTCACCAGCCCTTGGCGCAGATGGTAAGGCTCATGCACCAGGTCCGGCCCGGCGGACTGGGCGGCTATCGTGGTCGCCATCGTGCAGACGGCCAGGTTCAGCATCAGCCAG
This is a stretch of genomic DNA from Fontisphaera persica. It encodes these proteins:
- a CDS encoding glycoside hydrolase family 172 protein; amino-acid sequence: MKTSCWLMLNLAVCTMATTIAAQSAGPDLVHEPYHLRQGLVSRSISFENPTGAPGQGGQAASNLGPGRKGAPAKELAPGETVQLADIQGPGTIRHIWVTTSADPVILRGLVLRAWWDNQAHPSIECPLGDFMGLAHGKVAAHQSAVHSLGPSAGMNIWLPMPFTRRARFTLANESGKKLPLFYQIDYTLKDRHPKDVGRLHVLFRRENPTTLKQDFELLPRRAGKGRFIGSVIGIRALGEHWWGEGEVKVYLDGDREWPTICGTGSEDYVGLSWGIQQVAYLYNGCSLNQNGFVTMYRWHLPDPIYWQKECRVTIQQIGWNQGLFERQDDWSCATFWYEPVPSAPLPPLPDAAARTAHLWTDNPRTGN